A single region of the Pontimicrobium sp. SW4 genome encodes:
- a CDS encoding ABC transporter ATP-binding protein, with product MIQINNLRFNYPNGKTILNDLTLHLESGKIYGLFGRNGEGKSTLIKLMAGLLFSKSGTCLVKGEDVSKRSASALQDIFVIPENFELSALKIATFEKVNSVFYPKFSREQFYELIQEFKLLPTENISNLSFGQKKKVLIAFGISANTKLLLMDEPTNGLDIPSKSQFRKILASVINDEKCIVISTHQVRDLHNLIDHVIILDQTKVLFDQSLSKISEHLWFGKTFQNIEDSFIYSDVSFGGKAIHHRKDKDETEVDLELLFNAALSKTETINNALKNSYRETTV from the coding sequence ATGATACAGATTAATAACCTTAGATTTAACTATCCTAATGGGAAAACAATTCTAAATGACCTTACATTACATTTAGAGTCAGGAAAAATTTATGGGCTTTTTGGAAGAAATGGAGAAGGTAAAAGCACACTAATAAAATTAATGGCTGGCTTACTATTTTCTAAATCAGGAACATGCCTAGTTAAAGGAGAAGATGTTTCTAAGCGATCGGCTAGTGCTCTACAAGACATTTTTGTTATTCCAGAAAATTTCGAATTGTCTGCACTAAAGATTGCAACTTTCGAAAAAGTGAACTCTGTTTTTTATCCAAAATTTTCTCGAGAACAGTTTTATGAATTAATACAAGAGTTTAAACTATTACCAACAGAAAATATCTCAAACCTATCTTTCGGGCAAAAGAAAAAGGTTCTTATAGCTTTTGGAATCTCTGCAAACACTAAATTGCTACTTATGGATGAGCCTACAAATGGGCTAGATATTCCTTCTAAAAGTCAATTTAGAAAAATCCTAGCATCAGTTATTAATGATGAAAAATGCATTGTTATCTCCACGCATCAAGTAAGGGATCTACACAACTTGATAGATCATGTTATTATATTAGATCAAACCAAAGTCTTGTTCGACCAGTCTCTTTCTAAAATATCTGAGCATTTGTGGTTTGGAAAGACATTTCAAAACATTGAAGACTCGTTTATTTATTCTGATGTGTCTTTTGGAGGAAAGGCAATTCATCATCGTAAGGATAAAGATGAAACCGAAGTGGATTTAGAACTTTTGTTTAATGCAGCTTTAAGCAAGACCGAAACAATTAATAATGCTTTAAAAAACTCATACCGTGAAACAACAGTTTAG
- a CDS encoding lysoplasmalogenase, which yields MQFSKTEKSFTLLFSIIVIIELITSSISSLQTLHYAAKPLILVSLTLFFYKNGNHLNRKTWIIMLFALIFSLVGDVLLMFVDMSASFFLGGLVAFLLAHIMYILAFIEKRNRTHKPLSFIIILLIYASGLFYILKDGLGDMLIPVIVYIFIILTMAITASLRKNSVMTISYSLVLIGALFFVASDSLLALNKFYSPIPSSNISIMLTYALAQYCIVLGILKQIK from the coding sequence ATGCAATTTTCGAAAACTGAAAAATCATTTACTCTTCTTTTTTCAATAATTGTAATTATTGAACTCATTACCTCTAGTATAAGTTCATTACAAACTTTGCATTATGCTGCTAAACCTCTAATTCTAGTTTCTTTAACTCTGTTCTTTTATAAAAATGGAAATCACCTAAATAGAAAAACTTGGATTATAATGTTGTTTGCACTCATATTTTCGTTAGTTGGTGACGTATTATTAATGTTTGTAGATATGTCTGCTAGCTTCTTTCTTGGCGGTTTAGTTGCTTTTTTACTAGCACATATTATGTACATACTTGCCTTTATTGAAAAAAGGAATCGTACTCATAAACCTCTCTCTTTTATTATAATACTTCTCATCTATGCTTCTGGCTTGTTTTATATACTTAAAGATGGTTTAGGAGATATGCTTATTCCTGTAATAGTATATATATTTATTATACTAACAATGGCAATTACTGCATCTTTAAGAAAAAATAGCGTAATGACTATTAGTTATAGTTTAGTGCTAATTGGCGCGCTATTTTTTGTTGCTTCTGATAGTTTGTTAGCGTTAAATAAGTTTTATAGTCCTATTCCTAGTTCCAATATTAGTATAATGCTTACTTATGCCTTGGCTCAATACTGCATTGTTTTAGGAATATTAAAGCAAATAAAATAG